The DNA segment GTTCTCGGGCAAGAAAAAACCCCCGACAGCGGGCTGCTGTTCGAGGGTGGCGCGTCGATGCTGGTGGCTATGCCCGGCAGAGGGCCAGCGCGGCATCAACGCGCCAACCAATTACTACGAGCATGCCAGGGGTCTGCATAACACTCGACGGTAGCCTCCGCACTGGTCACTGGTCAAATTGCGGTCATGGGTGACGAAGGTGGTCGCGAGCGGTGCCAGAATTGGTGGGGTGAGCTCTTCTGACGCGTCGGCCCGCACCGCTCCGGTGGTCATCCGGATCCCGCGGACGGCACATCTGGCCGTCGGCTTCTTCACCCTCGGATTGATGTCGATCGTGCTGGCCAACCCGCGCTGGTTCGCTCCGCTGCTCGTGATCCCCGTGCTGGCGTCACTGCTCGTCATGCGGCTACGGACCGTCGCCGACCGCGACACCGTCACCGCCCGCACCCTGCTGGGCAGCCAGACGGTGGCGTGGGACGACATCGAGGGTCTGAAGTTCAGCAAGGCGAACTGGGCGCGCGCGACCCGCAGCGACGGCTCCGAGCTGCGGCTGCCCGCGGTGACCTTCGCCACCCTGCCGCAGTTGACCGCGGCCAGCGGCGGACGGGTGCCCAACCCGTACGCGTGAGGCGTACGGCTACGCCAGGGGATTGGCGCCGTTGAGCAGCACCCACATCGCGACACCCAGCCCGATCCCGAGCAGCAGCGCGACGAACGACCCGACGAACGGGCGGCGTGCCCAGCCTCGGCCCGCGTCGAATCCGTAGCGTCCGGGGCCGGTCAGGATCAGCGCGGCGGCGACCACGATCAACGTCACCTGGAATTCGAAGCCGCCGGGCAGGAAGAACGGGAACCCCTCGGACTGGCCCGCCACACCGGCCAGCAGCGCGTTGATCAGGTAGGCCAGCGCGATCGCCGCCGCGACCGGCGTGAACAGCCCGAGCACCAGCAGCACCCCGGCGCCGATCTGGGCGACGGCGCCGACATAGGTGAGGATCTTCGCGTGCTGGTAGCCGACCTCGGCCAGCGACTCCTGGAAGCCGCCCAGACCCGGGCCGCCCCACCAGCCGAACGCCTTCTGCAGGCCGTGGCCCACGAGCAGGACGCCGAGGCCGACGCGCAGGAGCATCAGACCCAGATCCTGGGTGCCGCGCCGGCGCGCCGCCCTGACGTGTTCGTCGTTGGCGTCGGGACCGATCTCGGTCGGCTCCGCCCCGTACGGCATCATCGGGTGGCTGGGAGCGGGCTGCACGTACGGCAACGGCTCGGGATCGTTCATCAGCCCGAACGCCGGAGGGGCCGGAGCACCCTTGTCCGAGTCGTAACGCGGGATCGCTGTGGTCTCGAAATCTCCGCCGTAGGTCGACGACGGCAGATCGTCTTCGGGGTCGACCAGGCTTGCCGAGGTCGGCCGGGCCGGATCGTCGGGCCGTTGCCAGGTGCGCGCGTCCTGGGGGTGACTGGTCACGCCTGCCAGGGTAAGTGCTGATCATCGCGGAATCGTGTATTTACCACGGCGCTTCTACCGTTGTCTTCGGGGTGTGCGCCGCGACCGGCGTGGCGCGTCCGCGCCGAGAATCCGTAACCTGGCCAGCATGAGAACGCGCCGTCCGCTCACGGGTGTGGCAGCTCTGCTGTGCGTCACGGTGCTGTTCGGGTCGGCCTGCGCGCGGTTCGACGCCGCCCAGTCGCAGCCGTTCACCACGGAACCGGAGCTGCGTCCCGGCCCGACGTCGTCGGAACCGCCGCCCCCTCCCCTGCCCGCCAAACCGTTTCCCAAGGCGTGTCCGGCGCCCGGGGTGATGCAGGGCTGCCTGGAGAGCACAAGCGGGTTGATCATGCTGCCGGACAGCCAGTCCGCGCTGGTCGCCGAGCGCACCACCGGCGCGGTCAAAGAGGTGTCGGTGCGCGCCGAACCGAAGGTGAAGACGACGATCCCGGTGGACCCGTCCGGCGACGGCGGGCTGATGGACATCGTGTTGTCGCCCACCTACACCCAGGACCGGCTGATGTACGCCTACGTCAGCACGCCGACCGACAACCGGGTGGTGCGCATCGCCGACGGCGATGTGCCCAAGCCGATCCTGACCGGCA comes from the Mycolicibacterium litorale genome and includes:
- a CDS encoding PH domain-containing protein; the encoded protein is MSSSDASARTAPVVIRIPRTAHLAVGFFTLGLMSIVLANPRWFAPLLVIPVLASLLVMRLRTVADRDTVTARTLLGSQTVAWDDIEGLKFSKANWARATRSDGSELRLPAVTFATLPQLTAASGGRVPNPYA
- a CDS encoding DoxX family protein, translated to MTSHPQDARTWQRPDDPARPTSASLVDPEDDLPSSTYGGDFETTAIPRYDSDKGAPAPPAFGLMNDPEPLPYVQPAPSHPMMPYGAEPTEIGPDANDEHVRAARRRGTQDLGLMLLRVGLGVLLVGHGLQKAFGWWGGPGLGGFQESLAEVGYQHAKILTYVGAVAQIGAGVLLVLGLFTPVAAAIALAYLINALLAGVAGQSEGFPFFLPGGFEFQVTLIVVAAALILTGPGRYGFDAGRGWARRPFVGSFVALLLGIGLGVAMWVLLNGANPLA